In the Hordeum vulgare subsp. vulgare chromosome 7H, MorexV3_pseudomolecules_assembly, whole genome shotgun sequence genome, one interval contains:
- the LOC123407385 gene encoding rRNA 2'-O-methyltransferase fibrillarin 1-like has protein sequence MRPPARGGRGGRGFGGRSDGGGRGGRGFSGRSDGGGRGGRGGRGGRTPRGRGRGGGRGAPGMKGGSKVVVIPHKHDGVFIAKAKEDALCTKNMAAGESVYGEKRVSVQNEDGTKAEYRVWNPFRSKLAAAVLGGVDNIWIAPGARVLYLGAASGTTVSHVSDIVGPTGLVYAVEFSHRSGRDLVNMAKKRTNVIPIIEDARHPAKYRMLVGMVDVIFSDVAQPDQARILALNASYFLKNGGHFVISIKANCIDSIQAPEAVFAAEVEKLKLEQFKPSEQVTLEPFERDHACVVGGYRMPKKQKAT, from the exons ATGAGGCCACCGGCACGAGGAG GACGCGGCGGGAGGGGTTTCGGCGGGAGGAGCGACGGCGGCGGCCGCGGGGGGAGGGGCTTCAGCGGGAGGAGCGATGGCGGCGGCCGCGGGGGCCGGGGTGGCAGGGGCGGCAGGACGCCCAGGGGCCGCGGTCGTGGCGGGGGAAGGGGGGCGCCCGGCATGAAGGGCGGGAGCAAGGTGGTCGTGATCCCGCACAAGCACGACGGCGTCTTCAtcgccaaggccaaggaggaCGCGCTCTGCACCAAGAACATGGCCGCCGGGGAGTCCGTCTACGGCGAGAAGCGCGTCTCGGTCCAG AACGAGGACGGGACCAAGGCTGAGTACAGGGTCTGGAACCCCTTCAGATCAAAGCTGGCTGCCGCCGTTCTTGGAGGTGTCGACAACATCTGGATT GCTCCTGGTGCTCGTGTGCTGTATCTTGGTGCCGCCTCAGGAACGACGGTGTCCCATGTGTCTGATATTGTTGGACCG ACTGGGCTGGTGTATGCTGTGGAGTTCTCGCACCGCAGTGGCAGGGATCTTGTCAACATGGCCAAGAAGAGGACCAATGTGATCCCCATCATTGAGGATGCTAGGCACCCTGCGAAGTACCGCATGTTGGTCGGCATGGTTGATGTTATCTTCTCAGATGTTGCACAGCCTGATCAG GCTAGGATCTTGGCCCTTAATGCTTCATACTTCCTGAAGAATGGTGGTCACTTTGTCATTTCAATCAAG GCCAACTGTATCGACTCCATCCAGGCTCCCGAGGCCGTGTttgctgctgaagttgagaagctGAAGCTTGAGCAGTTCAAGCCTTCGGAGCAGGTGACCCTGGAGCCCTTTGAGCGTGACCATGCCTGTGTCGTCGGTGGATACAGGATGCCCAAGAAGCAGAAGGCGACTTGA